ATTAATTCAGATGGTATCTCACAGGTTATGCACACAACGGCCGTGGTGAAGAGGCAGTCAAGTTACTGGTAGAGATGCTTAGGATGTCTCTTCGACCAGATCAATCTTCATGTGCTTCAGTTCTTTCTGCATGTGCTGATCTTGCATCTCCTATAGCTGGTAGACAAACTCATGCAGTTGTTATTAAACATGGGGCGGACTCCAATGTCTCCGCATGTAATGCTCTGATTACTATGTATAGCAAATGTGGCAGCATTTTTGAGTGTGAGTTGGCTTTTGAACTAATCATGAGTCCAGACCTTGTTTCTTGGAACACTATAATTGCTGCCTTTGCACAGCATGGGTTGTACGAGAAAGCAGTTGCATTTTTGGAGCGAATGGTTCTCAGAGGATGTGAACCAGATGGTATAACATTCCTCAGCTTATTATCTGCTTGTGCCCATGCAGGGTTGGTTAGTCAGAGCGTTTCTTGGTTTGATTCAATGATGAAAAACTACAAAATTACTCCGAGACCTGAACATTACGCTTGTTTGATTGATATACTTGGACGAGCAGGTCAGCTGGACAAGGCTTATAACATTATCCAGGAATCGCCTTTTGAAGCTGATTTAGCTTCATGGGGTGCCCTTCTTGCTGGCTGTCGCGCTCATTCCAATGTAGAACTGGGGCAGCTTGCTGCTGAGAGAGTCATGGAATTAGGCGGTGATAGTTCAGGGCCTTACATTATGTTATCTAACATATATGCCGAAGCAGGTATGTGGCGCGAGGTCACGAGAGTGAGAGGCTTGATGAAAGAACATGGCATCAGAAAGCAACCGGCGTATAGTTGGATAGAGATTGAAAATAAGGTGCATTATTTTCTGGGAGCAGATATCTCTCATCCAAGAATTCTAGAAATTCGTACAGCACTCAAGCAGATGAACTTGCAGATGAAATTCCAAGAAAAAGTTTTGGATTTCACTGACTTTTACTTCCTGGATGAACTGAATTGTACATGTAATTAGTATGTCTATTTTTAGTTAACTTATTAGATTTGACAAATTATGGACTCTCTGTATAGAATGAGAAGTTATGCTTTGGGTTTTAAAATTAGACAAGTAAAAGTGGATGTCTATTGTTAGCATAAtggataaataaaaatggacgGATCCTAACATGTAGGCAAAGTTCATTTCAACATGTCTTTGAGTAATTCTGCTGTACTAGATGATGTCTCCGATAGGGCCTCAACACTCAAATGTGCATTTTCTATTAAAATCAACATTTAGGGCAGCACAAgtggaattaagtgattttattatttttcgtgtatattagtctatgaatattttagtgatgACTTTcgattaatattttcttaaaatttttatgGGACGCTCCATTAGTATCAGGAGAGCAGTACATGTAGTTTCGGCACGATTCAGGGAGTATTCATTGCATTTAGGCCGCACAAGTAGAATTAGgtgattgtttttatttttcgtgtgaacccatgaatattttggtgatatgactttcagtcaattttttcgaaaacctttatgggaccctccataaGTACCGGGAGGAGCACTACGTGTCTACGTGTAGCCTCAACAAGATTTACGgcatattcatatcatttaggTGCCGCACAAgtgaaattaggtgattttctcatttttcgtgtgtgataGTCCATGAATATCTTGGTGACATGACTTTCGGACAATATTCTTTCGATACCTTTATGGGACTCTCCATAAGTACTGTGAGagtagtacgtgtagcctcggcaCGATCCACCTCGGATACATAAAATTTAGGGGTCGCACAACTGAAATTAgccgattttctcatttttcgtgtgtgttagcccattagtATTTTGGTGATATAGCTTTCGgtcaattatttttgaaaactttATGGGACCCCCCGTAAGTACTTGGAAGAGTAGTACGTGTAGTTTCGGCACAATCCATGAtatattcataacatttagggggACGCACCAGCATAATTAgacgattttttttttatttttcgtgtgttactccatgaatattttattaatgtcttcgatcaatttttttttgaaacctttatggtaccctccgtaagtacccgACGAAGAAATACGTGTAATCTCGACATGATCCACAgcgtattcataacatttaggtgACGCATAAGCCAagttaggcgattttctcagttttattACGTGTcaacccatgaatattttggtatataCCTTACGATCAATAATTTTCTGTaatctttatgggaccctccataaGTACGCGGAGGAAGGTACATGTAGCCTCAGGATGATCCACAAagtatttatagcatttaggagtcGTACAAATGGAATCAgacgattttcttatttttttcgtatgtgttaacccattaatattttggtgatatgactttcgatcaatttgTTAACCCTGAGAAAGCAGTGCGTGTAGCATCAGAAGGATCCAAagcgtattcatagcatttaagggATGCACAAGCGGATTAtgtgattttatcatttttttcgtgtgtgttatagCCCATGAATACTTTTGTGATATTGCTTTCACTCAATCTTTTTTGGAAACCTCTACGGGACCTTCCGTAAGTATCCGAAGGAGCAGTACGTGTATCCTAGGTAGGATCCACgacgtattcatagcatttagggctGCAAGAGCGAAATTCGatgattttctcttttttcatgtgttagcccattaatattttgatgatatgactttTGGTGAATTTTTTCCTGAAATCTTTATGGGACCCTTTATAAGAATCCGGAGAAGCAGTATGCGTAGCATCGACAATTCACGATgtattcatagtatttaggggcTCCACAAGTGAAATAAGacgattattttatttttcatgcgTGTGAGcacattaatattttggtgatataactttttggacaattttatttcgaaacctttatgggaccctccgtaagtactaGGAGGAGCAGTATGTGTATATCCGACATGATCCGCgacatattcatagcatttaggggccgtaCAAACAGAATTACACAAtcttctcatttttcgtgtatgttagcccattaatattttcgtGATAAAATTTTCAGTCAATTTTTTCGAAATCTTTATGGGACGCTTTATAAGTATTTGGAGGAGCAACACATGTAGCCTCGACATGATCTACGAattattcataacatttagagATCGCACAAGCTAAATTAGATGATTATCaattttttcgtgtatgttagccacaAATATTTTGGTAATACGACTTTTGATCAATTATTTTTCCAAACTATTATGGAACCTTCCATGAATATCAGGGGAGCAGTACCTGTAGCCTCGACACTATCCACGACCTATTCATAGCATTAAGGAGCCTTACAAGTcgaattatgcgattttctcatttttcatgtgtgttaacccatgattattttgatgatatgactttcgatcaaaTTTTTATGAAATCTTTATGGAATCCGTTGTAAGTATCCGGTGGAGCAACACGTGTACACTGGCACAATCCACGctgtattcataacatttagagGCCGTAAAAGTAGAATTAGGCgatattcttatttttcatgtgtgtatgaccataaatattttggtgatatgactttcgataATATTTTTCCTGAAACCTATATGGGTCCCTCCGTAAGTATCTGGAGGAGCAGTAAGTGTAGCATCAGAAAGATCCACAGATTATTGATAGCATTTAACGGCCGCACAAGGGGAACTAggcaattttattatttttcatgtgtgttagtcaataaacattttggtgatatgactttcggtgAACTTTATTCTAAAACCTTTGTGGGACCCTCTATAAGTACCCGAGGGAACAGTACGTGTAGTCTTGACACGATTCACACtgtattcataatatttatgaGTCGCACAAGTAGAATTaggcatttttaaaatttttcgtgtgtgttagcccgttaacattttggtgatatggctttcggtcaatttttttctgaaacctttatgggaccatTCTTAAGTACTTGAGGGATCAATACGTGTATCCTTAGCACGATCAATggtgtattcatagcatttaaagGCTGTACAAGTAGAATTGcgcaattttcttatttttcgtgtgtgttagcccattaatattggtgatatgactttccatcaattttttctgaaacctttatgagaccctccgtaagtatccGATGGAGCAATATGTGTAGCCTCGTTACGATCTACAacgtattcataacatttattGGTCGCAGAAGTAGtattagatgattttcttatttttcgtgtatgttagcccatgaatattttggtgatatgacacttagttaaaaaaaattcaaaatctttaTGGGATCCTTCATAAGTATCCGGTGGAGCATTACGTGTAGCTTCAGAAGTATCTACGATGTATTCATTACATTTAGAGGAAGCACAAAtcgaattaagcgattttctcatattttgtgtgtgttaagtccatgaatattttggtgatatgactttcgattaattttttttgaaacctttatgggaccctccacAATTACCCGGGGGAGTAGTACATGTAGCCTCAGCCAATCCACGATTTATTCATGGCATTTATAGAACGCACAAGAGAAATGAAGTGATTTTCTCAATCTTAGTGTGTGtcagcccattaatattttggtgatatgattttcgatcaatttttttttctgaaaccttTATGGAACATGATAGAGAAGTACGTGTAGCATTGGTACAATCCACAATGTATTCATATTATTAGGGGGTGCACAagaggaattagacgattttcttgttttttgtgGGTGTTAGGCCAAgattattttggtgatatgactttcggtcaatttttttctgaaacctATATGGGACCCTCCTTAAGTACTTGGGAGAGAAGAATGTGTAGCATCGAAAGGATCCACTGCGTAATCATATCGTGTAAGGGGGTCGCACAagtaaaattaggtgattttaccatttttcatgtatattagccatgaatattttggtgatatgtctTTCACTCAATTTTATTCCGAAACCTTTATGACACCCTCCATAAGTACCCGTGGGAGCAATACGTATAACCTCGACATGATCCGTGGCATATTTATAGTATTTATGAGCTGCACAAGCAGAATTacgtaattttttcatttttcgtatgtgttggCCTATTAATATTTGGTTGATATGGCTTTTGgtgaatttttttctgaaacctttatgggacccttcaTAAGTACTCGGGGGAGCAGTACATGTAGCCTCGGCACGATTCATGACGTATTCTTGTACAAGTGGAATTGagcgattttcttattttttaagtgtgttagcccattaatatttttgtgatatgactttcgattaatttttttttctaaaattattatgTAATCCTCTGTAAGTATCCGGGGGAGAAGTACAAGTAGTATCGTTTGCTTCTTCTCGTCATTCCATTAAGAATTTTCTGTTTAACTCTTTGTTTTATCATTGACTTAAATTCCTGAAAATTGCCTTGCAATAAAGGGAAAATACCTCTCTTTTGTCTCTCGTGTACCTAGAAATAAGATTGATTAACTAGTTATTAATAGGGGTTTACTAAACGTTCTTAATTAGTACTTACTAAACATAAACCAAACAACAAACGAGATGTTAAATGTTTGAGTTGTACATCATATGATTGTGGTGATCCCTCCTCCTCCTATACCTCATGTCACAAGTGAAAAAATATCATATGcccttttattttatcttaatgCTTTGTGTCCTAGGGGCTTTTTTGTGTTAATTATACTTAAGAGTAACAGGTCCAATTCAAGATCAATTAGGAGCAATGTTGATGAAAATAGAGAGGATTTTGTTATAGATGAGAATCTTGATGATGAGGAGGGGAGATCAACGATGGACCTATCGATGAAAATTTCACGCGTTCTTGATGGAAGGAGGAAATTAGGGGTTTATTTTTTTAGCGATTTGGTTGATCAAATGAACAGCAATGAAGTGACGAGGTCCTCAACCATGTCAATTGGAATTGGGATATACTTACGATGACATCAAAGCTAAGCTATACTTCATGGAGTTCACTTTATTTGTTATGAAAACATGAATGCTATGGCCATATGGGAGTTATCCATCTCATGAAATTCTCCTCTAGGAAAAACATAAGGCAAAGAAAGGAAGTCAACAAATTCTATAGCAAATTATGGAGAAGGATAAAGGTTACgtatctaaattattcttttatctTCCTTCATATTTCCCAGAGATGCCTCATATATTGAAATAAAGGTAGACTATATCTATTTGAGGaaagaaaatattcaaaataacgAATGTCATCTTTGTGTTTTGAAGTAACAATTATTTAGACTAAATTTTTTTGGCTAATTAAACGTCAAATAAAAAGGACTGATGGAACATCATATATTATAATCTAGATAAAGACAATATGAAGTATCATAAATAAAGTATGTTACTagcaaaataatatatgtatgtCGAGCCATACCGGCAATGTTGTGAGATGACTTTGTTAGAATGGGTAAAAAGTCCACATTGATTATGGAATGGACTTGAGCAATCCTCCCTCAAGATCTAGTTGTTAGGCTCAGGTGCCATATCTTTACAAACTTAGTCGATCGAGCTGagattggattccatgttattgcTCCGATGATAAGTGTAATGTGATGTTATCTGTGACTTTTAAATGTGATTTATGGTTTTCTGGCATGATAGAAAACATTTGGGATAGGCTTAGTTACAAAGGAGACGATCTATcgaaattttagatttttttttgaatcgtacatactttctttattttggcatgatTTCTTGTAAAGTTACATACTTCTTACGGGTCCGTTTGACcatgatttgaaattaagttgatttgaagttgaaattttatttggacATTCAATTTAGCTTGATGAATATAATTACcttttaaaaattacattcAACACTAAGATAAATATCACAGAATAGACCACGCTCCTTGATGCAGATGCCATATCACAGAATAGACCACGCTCCTTGATGCAGATGCCATAATgtgaaaatttagcatatacCAAGTAAAAAGtaatcataaaattcaaaagtgTAATCTATTcacgcaaaaaaaaaaaaaaaaaactggtgCATTTCGTCAGTAGGGTTCTCATTATTTATATTGTACCGTCTTGTTAGTTTAAATGTAATGTTTGTTTTaattgttatttaaatttattgtaTCGATTAATTTGGTGTGATCGTGTCGTTACGTCATTTTTTTCCTCATTTGTCTTATTTATTACTCCAttaataatcatattttatcatttattctACCTTATTATAGTAGTTCTAC
This Solanum dulcamara chromosome 1, daSolDulc1.2, whole genome shotgun sequence DNA region includes the following protein-coding sequences:
- the LOC129898327 gene encoding pentatricopeptide repeat-containing protein At4g02750-like; the encoded protein is MFVRHFPSSKLKTFLPCFSTFERYSSRRTSKPPKSPQLVYASNIKINELARQGKLQQARKVFDEMLQRDVVSWNSMITAYWQNGYLDESKKLFVSMPEMTVVTWNSMIAGCVENDRIDSATMYFRTMPERNIGSWNAMISGYVKYGMMEEAARLFDEMPKKNVISYTAMIDGYMKKGEIDKARSLFDRMPHKNEVSWTVMISGYVENECFDEANKLFQKMPDKNENVVAMTAMVAGYCKEGRVEEGRILFDGILFKDSVAYNAMISGYAHNGRGEEAVKLLVEMLRMSLRPDQSSCASVLSACADLASPIAGRQTHAVVIKHGADSNVSACNALITMYSKCGSIFECELAFELIMSPDLVSWNTIIAAFAQHGLYEKAVAFLERMVLRGCEPDGITFLSLLSACAHAGLVSQSVSWFDSMMKNYKITPRPEHYACLIDILGRAGQLDKAYNIIQESPFEADLASWGALLAGCRAHSNVELGQLAAERVMELGGDSSGPYIMLSNIYAEAGMWREVTRVRGLMKEHGIRKQPAYSWIEIENKVHYFLGADISHPRILEIRTALKQMNLQMKFQEKVLDFTDFYFLDELNCTCN